TACAGTCAGTGCTCTCGCGTGTGTTTTAATGAATgcgttttttatataactatttgcTACTTCTAGTCACTTAATTAACAAGTTTTTCTTTGATATCGTATTACAAAGACGAACAATCGCACCAAACAACATCACAATCCTAATTACAGTCGCTTGTTTGCTTTAATCAtcgttataaagtattttaggGTTTAAACGTGACAAATGCTTGTCTACTGTGTAATGAAGAGTAATCCGCTCCGTCTCACACTCCACATGCTCGCATCATAGCGGGTGCGTTTCCATTACGACGCGTGATGTGGCATTGTCGTGTCGATGGACGGATTATTTAAGTTACCAGTTACATTTTTGAATGATCaattcgattttaaataaagatatgtccATTATTATATCTTGTTACACCCAATAAgcgttttagtttttatagGTATCTCCCTCTTTCAAAACGCGCTGTTTAACTTGTCAGCGTTATTTATGGAAACGTAGTGTCTTACCCAAAGTGGTGGTGGAACTATTTCATGCCTTCTCGTATACGTTGCTTATTTAAATACGATTTTTATAGATTAAAGTGCAACCAAAATAAACCAATTTCAGTGGAAATTTCGAGTGAGAAAAAGCACACAAAAATGGGTGAAAAGTGACATAGGCTTTCAAATAACACCAAACTGTGAttgttattagtaatttatattttactcatgTTTACGTTATAATATCTATGGAATATGACAATCAAAGCGTCTAGTGCTATGTGCGCGCACCCCGCGCCGCGTAACCTGACAGCTATTTGAGTTAATGTCGCTCTAAACACATTGTCGTGTCGCTTTTCAAGCAATTAGGCTCAGTGGGGATGTTTCTGATGTTTCATGCGAGCTAATTGGCGAGGGATTTCTTAAGGAACTAATATCATTCCGTTTATAATTGATTGTAGTTAGATCTTTGCAGATTTTTGAGGTAAAAGTTGAGGTATTAGTAAAAGTGAACAGAAGACACCAAAGATCGTGAAGAAAGGTCGCGGGATCATAAACCACGCGTATGAGTTCTGAAGAACATCGTGGAGAAACTTCAACGTGTAAATTTTGCTATATgttcatcaatattttttaaagatttttgtgcctaaaatttaatttggggTCTGTTCAGACAGTTCAAATTGTTGTAGATTAATTTGAtggttgataattttaaaattttagtagctTAATATGTCTCATTAAATGCAACTATCACGAAAAACTCTGAATTAATCTATTGatccaatgaaatacatttGCGAACTATCGTCCGAGTTTTTAACCAATGAACCTTTGCTGGCAGAAGTTAATTCTCCCACTTATATTATAGGAACAAAAACCAGTATAATTGCAGTGTAATTGCAGGTAATCTAGGTAGCTACGAGATAGGATTTCAGTTATAATGCTTGATCTAGCAATTAAAGCACATCCGCTCGTTCATTAATTGTTTAAAGCTAAATCATAGTGCCAAGTCTCGTTAACGTTCAGAAATCCGCAACGATCTTGCGCAACGCGAAGAGCACATCTGAGACTTATTTTCAAAAAGGCCAAGTGGTCAGTTACTGCGCAAACAGGCTTTTCTAATTGAAATAGGAAGATGAGGCTATTGGttctgtaataaattttaacaattccatACATCAACAATGTAGCCATGGGAACTAGGACGTTGTCttttaattatactggctcactcaacgcAGAACTAGAACGTAGCAATGCAAGTATTGTATTTCGTCAGAAGGATACGTGATGGGTGACAAGTCAAGTTCCACCAAGTAACTAGGCCTGTAATAAGGAAGTCGTTCGGCATTGGTTAATTAAGGTCTGGCAGACGTTTGATTTTAACAATTACATCGCTTTTTGTGCAGCTCTTTAGAGGTACCATACTCCAtgcgcttttttttattatttttattattattgctttgaTTAAGTAATTAGCATATTTTTAGATTTCAAACGCCTCACATGTCTTTTAgtaagtaaagtattttatgtgattatattattaacaagcgGTGCACGCGACtccgtgcgcgtttgaattgaacaaaatggttattgttgtagcctaagttaatccttattacatcagctttctgccagtgaaagtcccgtcaaaatcggtccagccgttccagagattagccggaacagacagacaaacagacagaaaatattatttaggtaatataccgtgtatacatacatatgcatttagtaaaacgcggtattttaatattacaaacagacactccaattttattacatgtatagaTTTGATATTTCCTCGTTAATGTCATACAGAACCATTTACGTATCACTCAATACATTCTTGATGATCGCATGAATGAACAAATGTCCGTATAAAATATCGTCTCTCATTCACATCGACACTTGAGTCCGCGTCACAAAATGGCTTGGAACACAAAATGGCGTCTCACCTTTTTCGCGTGTCTGCTTTACCAAGTGTGCTACGTGTCGTCATCACAGGAAGTCATGAAGAAATTGACGACCGGTTTCGCGAAAGCGTTAGATCAGTGTAAAGAAGAGGTAAGTTATAAGTAATACGTTTATACTAatcatatgaaaaaaattgtcgaCTATTTAAGTCACACCAGGCCTTATGAAGCATTAGAATGCTGAGGATATCTAAATGTAGTCAAAACGACAAATTAATAGTCAATATTTTCAGCTGGGTCTAGGCGATCACATAATTCAAGACTTTTTCAACTACTGGCGAGAGGAATACGAGCTGGTGAACAGGGACATGGGCTGCGCCATCATGTGTATGGCGTCTAAGCTCGACCTTGTCACAGATGATATGAAGATCCATCACGGGAACGCTCATGAGTTTGCAAAGAGTCACGGAGCAGGTACACACAAAGTGTAtattcgtaatataaataataatacgttttaattaTTCCTCAATCTTTAACTTATACAAGATTTGatgaatcatcattttaaagCTTAAAATGCTGATAATGCAGCATTTTAAGCTTTAGTTACTTTTAAAGAACTGTTATTGTTAAAGTTACTGGATTGTTTTGTCATGTTAAAGGGTTAACCGAAGTTAAGATACGATAACATGTATTAatatacttgtaaaatatagtattgtaaaggtacaattataaatttgttaaagaTGACGACATGGCCAAGCAGCTGGTCAGCATCATTCATGAATGCGAGAAGTTTCACGTCGGGGTCGCAGACGATTGCATGAAGACTTTGGAAATCGCTAAATGTTTCCGAACTAAGATACATGACCTCAAATGGGCGCCCTCCATGGAGACCATCCTTGAAGAGATAATGACCGAAGTATAAAGGAATCAATAACTGACTGGAGACGTTTGAACTTCTTTCTCTCCTCTGCATTTAATATCATTGACTTTCTATGTTTCTTGTTTTGTTCTAAcgtatcattatatattaaaaatcatcatGTATCGAGTCATtcttaacttaacttaaataaGACCTACATAGTGctgctaatttattttaatcatgttTGTTTGGTGGATTGCAAACAACCGTTAATCTATGTCCACTCGTTTGGACAGTagataattattctttatcaaGTCCTATTCTTGGTCCTATTCAAGGTCTTTCAATGTAGGTATTTCAAATATCTCCAGTTTCGTaaattattgattgttaaaaaatgACACTGGCAATGTTTTATGGAATTATAATTAGCTTCTCCTTTTGCTCTTCGGCTAGCCTTAAGTTGtatctttacttttatttttttattaatcaaacgGTGTGGTTAAAATACTGTGACGTGAAGAAATATATTCTTTgagtaaatctatttttatttatttcactttttaaagtataaataaattttaatgattcaaaataagcataaaaaaattaataattttaagtcatCTAAATCTTTCCTAGACTAAAAGGACTAAAtggaataacaaaattaaaaatatatctatttttatctagTAACCTTTAACGAACACTTTAAATATCCATTTTATGAAACCaaaccatatatatttatatttttaggctACCAATGAGACTTAAGCAATGTTTTCTTAGGCGGTGTCACAATATGATGgacatttattattctataattatatgaattataatagtGTTAACATTATTTGACGTTACTTAGTCTACAGAAGCCGTCTAGGAAACAATGCCACATCACTTCCATAGACAAAACAAAGTTTCAGAGTAGGAATTAGACACTACAAAGTGTAAGGTTATAGCTATCCTCGGAAACCTGAGCATTAGCCtgactttactttactttatcgccagaattatttatacaatactcgtattatatatcaaaatactaTTTACCCATGCCGTATGCTAGTCATATGTCCATTTAAGTTTTTGTGTGCACTGAGGATCATAGATAAGACGATAAAGAAAACTGTCCTCTGGAGGTTCCGCAGTCGAGTCACGTAAGTACGAGGGTAAACAATAAAAGCAAACGGACGCAGGTGCGGATACGAGATGTAACGATCTATTGTCGGGGATGCTGAAATACTGCAACATCTCGTggaattttcttatttatttttatacttaacatgGATTGGAAAGTATTCTGGTTAAACGGTtgccattaaatattaatgttttgtacaatcgagttgaaaataaaatcaaataagaattaaaactaaaaaatagaCATTAGTTTAATTCGATATTGCAgatttatcttaattgaagTGGTTTGGAGCAGTAATTAATTTACTCACTATACAAAGTACAAACAAACACGGTACTTAAGCAGGTTTCCTAACAACATTTCCCTTCACggccgagcacgagaagaattttaaacacaaattaagcgcatgaaaaaaTAGTAGTGCTCAAGTTCTACCCCGCAATCTTCGTAGATTCACATGTTCCAACCGCTCTGCTCGTcgtgtttgtttaaaataaattaatgtaatctaTTCATAGTAGTAATCAGTTCAAAGCTGACATGTAAGTAACTGGTGACGCAGTAATTCCCCCATAAATCGTGTACCAGAATGCCCTCGATGCTGGCTGATATATGGCTGACTCGACATCAAACCTCAATTAAGAAGCGTTGTAGGCTCTTAGCTCGGTACAGTGATTGTGCTGTCTGAGTCTGGGTTAATTGTGGACTGTTGTATGTCGTCCTCGTGTTCAGGAAGAGACCTGAGCGCTAATAACGTTCACGTCAAGACGCACGAGAAATACAGGCTTTGTTGGTTGCTTCGTGTAAagttaataatagaatattttaatttgtttatattttaatgtattttacaaCTGAACATTTTCCCACACGTTTAATGTATatcttaattgaaataaacgatCACATCTGTAGAGCTTTTATTTCTTTCTGGTTTTTAGAGATTTTATTTCTGGTTAGCATTTCCAAAGAATTTTACTTCTACAGTTAAGATGAAATTTCGAACACGGTTTTGGTGCTAATACtagattacaatataaaaatgtgcttcattttattatttttttctatataaataaaataaacgctgTATTCGAAaaggttattatttttcatttaaatatatttagtaaatacctAAGTTGTAATTGTcatgtaatttgaaataatttgaatcTATTATATCTCGGTTAGTACTTCGGTTATGATGACGTCTATTTTCGGGGCCCAATCGATCTCGTGCATGGCGTCCTTGAAACACTTTGCGACTTCCAGAGCTCTGACACACGGATCCTCTTCCACCTCGTGTCGCTGTTCACATTCGTGGACTGTTGTAACGAGCTTGGACGCCATATCGTCACCTGGAGTGTCATATGGATGTCAACAATTCGgtcttgattaaaatttaatctctATTTGATACCCACTGGTTCTAAAAATACccgaatttagttttttaatatttaaatagcaataattgTATACATTGATTTCGTTGTTAATTTGCCGTCGATTACTgtatagtctaaatttaaaatattatatttgaatttttagttacaataattttcatgttttagTATTGAATTAgttgtcaattatttaattaatgtgcGTGTAAGACTCTTTAAGGCCTGTTGACTGTGACCGATCCCCCAGTTTTCAAATCTTATTTCACTCGAATAGATTAGAatcatttgataaatttaaatttgaccaATGGGACTGGGAATGATAATGGAAATGGGACCAATCTCAAGACATAAGACTAGTTTTCGTATTATTCTATACTTTTACGGCAAATGCtcttattgaaattgaattaggaacactttaaattttatgtattccataaaaaaaaaaacaataatcatgCACAAATCACAATCGGCCAAAATATCGTGTAACTaccataaaagtataataaatagaagCCTAGTATAATGTCTTCCTAAatataatgagttttattttatgtagcaATTTAGATACGAACCAGCTCCATGTCTCACGGCAAACTCTTGGGCATTCCCATGATGAAGTTTCCCAGTAGTAT
The window above is part of the Vanessa tameamea isolate UH-Manoa-2023 chromosome 18, ilVanTame1 primary haplotype, whole genome shotgun sequence genome. Proteins encoded here:
- the LOC113397035 gene encoding general odorant-binding protein 1-like, which produces MAWNTKWRLTFFACLLYQVCYVSSSQEVMKKLTTGFAKALDQCKEELGLGDHIIQDFFNYWREEYELVNRDMGCAIMCMASKLDLVTDDMKIHHGNAHEFAKSHGADDDMAKQLVSIIHECEKFHVGVADDCMKTLEIAKCFRTKIHDLKWAPSMETILEEIMTEV